The genomic region TATTCTCTGGTATGCCACTTAATCCTGAAAAATACTGCTTAATTACCCAACCTAACGTAATCAGTGGACCACTAAGGCAAGGTCATATGTGAACAAGAAGATGCTCTGTGAGTAAAAGACAACTCACCTAAccattttgaaattatatactACCATGTAATTGGTCTTTACCAAGTAACATCACATCCATCAAATATATGTGGACCAGAATTTAACACCTAATTGACCTTGAGTCAGTCAATTGCAGTTTGTATCAACGGTGGTAGGGTAGCAGTATCTTTTGGTAGTGGATTTTGTTCCCCATCTTTTTCGTTTTTTTCGATGAGAAATCaattatttacatatataaagctaCTTTTCGCACGTGATCGTGCTCTTTCAGTGAAGAAATTTGCATCAGGTGGTGGGATCGGGCCATGGGTACAGGCCACACTACTTTATGTCAAGACTTGAAAAGTATCATCGGATGCTTTATTGTTCTCTCTGTAGACTTTAAATGAGTAAAATTTATAAGGAcaatttattagtttaattttcATCTGCTATTAATGTAAATTGTACACAATTGCACGCCAGTGTGTACAATATAATGTTGTAGTATAAATGTGTacaatattgtatatatttatatagtctATAATCATGCAAGTTTTACATGTGTAGTAGAaagtaaactaataattttttaatttatagttaACATGTATATGGTTTTATAAACCTCATGTATAGCTTCTATCGTTTTCGTCAAACTCATACGATGATTAAATTGTAACAATTTGTAGTAGCAACTCTAGGAATTTTGTTTAGAGgggttattaaaaaattttaataaaaaaagaacttgaatatatcgagttatcgacaaaaaaaaaaaataatacatgaagttttacaattttcttctacaaattcttaaatttttaattgttatatgatagTTCATTATGAGTATCTATTGCCAATGAGGGTAACTATGCGCCTatgactattttattttgttaagtttatctaacatttttatttttatgcaattgttattatctatttgttatttttttataaaaatattttaaactaaatgactaaactaaactcattagctttgtattaattattgacacacacaaccacactcattcatatataaaattatttcatacataaaattatacactacgtgtctacttaaccaatcaaatgcttGGACAAACACAAACGTCCACACACATCATAATTTACACAAATAgcattacaataaaaaataatggacacaatcaatattagacacactcacacacataatttaaatttataaaaaagagtgatacttACAATTCACAAATACTTACTCTTTACTCTTAGAGTTTGAAATACTTGTAATAAAGATgtgcaaaatttaatttagggtgtgcaaaaatatttttaataataaattaaagtattaaactaacaaaaaaaaattatatatatatatatatatattttttttttttgaagtcaaggggttcatttgaacccctgaATATAGACTAGCGCCGCCCTTGACAATTTGAAGTCATATAGTTGTGCATATTAAACTTtagacttttattttataaaatattgaatcatgatgtttattttataattatttccaAATGTGATTATTTATTCACTCATTTTTAcggaaaatattaaattattataaaaagagCTAACTATATGAATTTAAGTGTCCATTTGAAAACAACTCATAGTCCTTACTCGCAACAAGAACAGCTCCACAACAGTATTTCGCACTTCGATTCGTCGTGGCCTCCACCGCCTTGCGATGATTCTGTCTCTGAAGAAGGCTTCGATCGCGAGCTCGATTCCTTTCCTCTACCCCTTAGATCTGAAAAAGGATGATTTGAGTTTTGTGGATTTGATGTTTGGGAAGAACatgatataaataattttttttaaatttaattaatttaatttcttttttaaaccatctgtttttaattttttattaattaaaattaataaatattttttttaatttataagttgacgtgacatttttaatattattttattggtcacatcagcatttaatgtgccaacAGTAGACGCCGtttgccacatcagcaatttctgttaagtgagtaacggtaaggaccaaaataaaacgcgttaattgatttagggattaaaagtggtgaaataaaaatgtagaaatcaaaataaaaatgatcctaaaatatagagaccaaaaatatatttacgCCTATCATCTAAAGGCTCTAGTCTAATCCTCCAGGACCACCACTTATAcatgaacaaaactttaaaatattgtttcatGTTCGGAAGActataaaaaattctttaagtTTTTAGTCTTCCACTAACTTTAACAAAGTCGGTGAAACTTTAACATGATTTAAAGTTAGTGGAattcccataaataaaaaaaaaagttagtggAACAGCAATATAAGATTGCGTGGAAGAGGGACATCTACGTGTTTCACATAGTTTGATCGACGACAATGACCCGGCATGGTTCGTTGAAAGTTTAAAGAGTTAATTTGGGCTTTAATCAGAAACTTCCAGGATATTGCAATTCATGTAAAGTGCATGTCACTTTTTGAAAGCGAGACTTACATGAAATTCTAGCCTCTTGCATCCATTCACTAACCCTCAATTCCTAATTCATCCTTCACTTTCCTCACTTTATTTTGACAGCGCTTTCACAGCTttctttctcctcctcctttcaACTCTTTTCATCCTTCTGCTCATAAATCCCAATGGCCTCATCTCACCAACTCAAGAACTTTGATGTCTTCTTGAGTTTTCGAGGTGAAGATACTCGTCGTGGTTTCGTAAGCCATTTATTTGAGGCTCTGACTCGACAAGGTATTCAAACCTTCATTGATGATAATCTCACTAGGGGAGAAAACATTTCTGAAGAGCTTCTCAAAGTCATTGAAAACTCAAGTGTATCAGTAAttgtattttctaaaaactatgCATCCTCTAGTTGGTGTTTGGATGAACTTGCTAAGATTATTGAGTGTACAAAAAAAGTTCTACCAATTTTCTATCAAGTGGATCCATCTGAAGTTCGTAAGCAAAAAGGGGATTTTGGAAGAGTGCTGACTaagcttgaaaaagaaattgaagataAGACGAAGGTACAAAAGTGGAGGGATGCTCTAACTAAAGCAGCCAATATTTCTGGCTGGGACGACAAAAACAGGTATTTGTATTCTACTAAGTATTCCTGTTTGTTGATATTCAGGAGTTTTAATGGTTTTGTGATGtccattaaattttattgttaattaaacaacaactagaattaatttttagcttttattttctctttaaattttactaaattatGAATGTAAAATTTTCTTGTCATATCTTTTAtacaatgcttttttttttttttttttttttggagaagaatcATTTATACTAAGCTAGTTAGCTATAGATTAAAGATGGAAATAAAAGAACTTAATATTAGGAATTTCATCCCTCATaatatttggaaaaattttaaagaaaaaaaacttacttCATTTTTTCTAAGCATGTAGTGAGATCCAATAAGATTATGTTGTCATCTAAGTGGACTTTTAATGCCACTTCATCCCAAAAGCTAATTGCTacccaaaaaaatgaattaaataaaaattttcaatatgaGTTACATGCGCTTACTTCATCTAAAAACGTTTCAACTGTGATGTAAAAATTAAAGGTTTTGCATTCagtttatgttatttatttttcatagtcCAACTTGTTACATGTGTTAATTAAATGCTTTGTGAATGACAGTTGCACTGATTCTGAACTTGTCGAAAAAATTGTTAAAGAGATCTCAAATTCTAAATTCATTAAGATGCCATCAAATGATGCTACAATGCAGCTGGTTGGAATAAATTCTCGCGTGGAGGCGGTAGCAAAACTTTTAGCTATTGAATCAAATGATGTTCGCATGGTAGGGATCACTGGCCTTGGTGGAATAGGCAAAACTACAATTGCAAAAGCTATTTATGATAGGTTTTCAAATCATTTCAAAGCAAAAAGTTTTGTAGAGAATGTTAGAGAGTGGTCAAAGACAGAACAAGGCAAAATCCATTTACAAGAGACACTTCTTAAGGGTATCTCAGAGGATAAGAATTTGAGGGTGAGTACTCTATATGAAGGAACCACAAGGATAAATAGAATTCTTCGCCTAAAAAGGTTTCTTATCTTTCTTGATGATGTGGATAATGCCGACCAGATAGAAACATTGCTCGGACAATGTGAATGCTTTGCATCTGGAAGTAGGATCATTTTGAcaacaagaaataaaagattgctaGCTAATCGAAATGGTCTTTCAACCTATGACTATGGGGTTAAGGGATTAGATGAACATGAAGCTATTGAACTCTTTCGTAAGCATGCCTTCCCAAGTAACGAAGTCCCTGAAGATTATTTGGAACTTGAGAAACAAGCTATAAGTTATGCCAAAGGCCTTCCTCTAGCTCTAAAAGTAATGGGTGGGTATTTGTGTGGGCAACCTATAGATTATTGGGATGAAGCGTTAGACTGGTatgaaaaaaatcttgatgaagGTATTGGAAATATACTAAAAAGAAGTTATGAAGGATTAACCGAAGATGAAAAGACTATTTTCCttgatattgcatgtttcttcaAGGGATATAACATGCGTTATAATATGATTAAGGATGTACTAAAAGCGTGTGGTTTATACCCAGTATTTGGTATTCAAAATCTTATAGGTAAGTGTCTCTTGACTActaatcaaaataattattatttgtcGATGCATGACTTATTACAACAAATGGGAATGGACATTGTTCGACAAGAAGCACTACAAAAGCCTGGAGAACGTAGCAGACTATGGTGTTATGATGAGGAAGCTcttgatgaattaattgaagaTATGGTATGTATGTTATTTTGATACACTTCCTCCCTTTACTTCACATGAGAGATGTATTACACttctttccctttatttatttatttattctgaatattatttttgtttaaagtttatTAACTATTATATGTTTTGGTGATTCACTTACCCTATTGTTCAACTaggtttcaaataaaattcGAAGCATAATATTGTGGCCGCGTAAATCAGAACCAGTAGAGGTGCAAATAAAGGCACAATTTTCTAAGATGAAAAATCTTAGATTGCTTTTGATTCGTAATGTACGTTTTTGCAATGGACCATTTGAATGTCTTCCCAATGGATTAAGATTGCTTGATTGGCAtgattttccattttctttgtgGTCACCAagtttttttcctaaaaagcTGGTTGTGCTCAACTTGCCATTTATCCTATTCAAGGAACCAGTAGTCAAGCAGGTATGATCATTagcatttataaattattattttatcaaagtttttaattttaaatttatttatatatacttcTTTAAAGATTAAACCATGTtctaactttcaaattttttttctacagaatttagAATACGTGACACATGTGGACTTCAGTGATTGCAATCTGATTACGAAAATATCTGACTTATCAATGACCCCAAACGTAACGAACTTGATACTTAAGGGGTGTTCAAATTTAGTTGAGATTGATGACTCCGTAGGGCGTCTTGATAAGCTTAAAGTGTGGGACCTTGTAGGTTGCTATAAACTTGAAACTCTTCCGAATTGTCTCACGATGAAATCTCTTACATCTTTTAATCTAGTGGGCTGCACGACGCTTAAGAAGTTCCCAAATATCTTGCACGAAATGAAAGGTGTTAAATATTTAGTTCTTGTGGGGAACTTTACTAAAGAATTACCTCCGTCATTTGGGAATTTGATTGGGCTTAAGCGCTTACATGTAGGCCTGATTTCAGGAGAGGCACATCTTCCGGGTAGCATCTATAATTTACAACATATAGAGGCGCTTCAATTTATTGGCAATGTCATATTTCCAAAGAATGTGGAGATTGATAGACAGCCAGTGTGCAACTCTCTTCGTTGCTCTTccaaaaatgtttttccaaTGTTGAAACAACTAGAACTTATTTACACTGAAATTCACGAAatagaatttattttgaattattgttGCCCCTTCACACTGGAAGTGTTAAGCATCCACAGCAGCGAAGTTGTCACCCTCCCAGAAAGCATGAGCAGATATGAGAGATTACATACGCTTATTATTACACGTTGCAATGAGTTACGGGAAATTCCAAGGCTTCCGCATAGTATAAGACGTGTAGAAGTAAAAGAATGCGACTCGCTGGATTTACAATCATTCTTTCAGGTATATCTCTCTCTTAAAgatattaagaaaatatttgtaTTACCTTCACAAATACTACATGATTTGCTAAGATGTAACTTTTTGAATTTGCTAATTGCATGCAGCTGCTTCCAGAAATCATAGGGCTTCCGCTAAATCTACCACCATGTGTAATAAGCGACATGTTAATGTTTCCACACTCATCTACAATGCTTCCAATTGGTTCAACCATCAAACGGACGGAATACCGCCTTTGTGAATATAGTTTTGTGGTATCAGGAGATGAGAATGATATTCCAAATTGGTTCAACCATCAAAGGGATGGAAATTTAATATCATTCTGGATTGGTCCCGAATTTCCAATAATTGCTCTCTGCATTGCTTTTGGAACACAAGTTTATCAGCATCGTTTTGGTTATCACGTCTTCGTTTCCATCAATAATAGTGAACAAACGCTTGAAAGAAAATGCATTTTAACATATGAATGCTCTAGGCATCTGGTTTTTTGCTATAGACCTCAGAGCTCATTGCAGGAACTATTTCGGGACTTGCAACTAACTGATCGGAATCATGTTCAGATCCTCTGTAAAATTTTCGATCATTCCGGAGGTCGTGCTCCGATCGTTGAAAAGATAGGAGTCCATGTAGAATGCAATTGCCTTTCTTTGCAATCAGGTTTGGGACTTCCAATGTATACAGAAAATGGATCGGACTTAGGTTTGGCATTTGACTCATCAAATGttgatgggtttgatttgggcTCATCTTCAGTGGCCCAGCTTGTGACGCCCCAagtaaaaagaaagagtaaaaaaagacaaagaaaagtGAGGCCACGTTTTGGAacgttgtttaaacaacaatttccTTTGTTTAAACAACTGAGCTCAACTCAACTTCAAACTCAGATCAGATCGAATCCAAATCCAATGGCTATCACTTTCTCAGATCTCCACACCGAATCAGGCCTCAAATCTCTCGACGAGTTTCTTTCCGGAAAATCCTATGTTTCCGGAGACAAATCTCACCAAGGATGACATCAAGGTATACGCTGCCGTTTTGGTGACTCTTTCCCCAATGTTTGCAAGTGGTATGACGCCGTTTCTTCCCAACTCGCTGCAAGGTTTGCTTTcactctctcgctctctcttttatttatttattttttgcaaattaaaatgtgttttaattaatttttggtatttgTTAATAGtcaattgttgttgttgtttcttgtCTTATATGTGTTGTTCCTTAACCTAATGCCAATGTTCTTGTCAAGCCTTGTGAGCGCAACACCAGGTTAAGGTTATTATCACTCTTAGTAAGGCTTGCTGTTGCTTCTTTTATTGGTTTGTCATTGCTGAActatgatttgtttttatttttattcttttggttATCAGTATTATCTCACAAAATGTTCTGTTTTAATACATTTGGTAATATGCTATTCTGTATTTTTCTCAATCAACTTTCAACTTGATGTTATTCTTTTCCTTGGCCGCCAAATAGAGGTGAAGATTATTATCTGATTTTACAATTTTGTAGGGAATGATTCCTTAGTATTGTTGGAATAGACATTTTTTAAGTCTatgacttcttttttattatggtttggactttggactattgctgcatttttttttcctaatgttTTTAAATTCTCTAATAATTTCCTGGGCTCTCACTCATTgaattttggtgtgtgtgtgtgtgtgtttgtaaaAGCTGCTTATGAAAATCAAGGTATTAGCAAGTTGATCAAGATGTTGGTTTCATATAATGGTGTCTGTAAGATTTTCTTTTCACAAGCCTATAACAGACTGACAGATTTATATTTACTTTGATTTAGAATTTTtctgaagtttcaaaattttaaataactctaaaacatttcaaattaaGATCTTTTTAACGAACATACCATAATAGAACAAATTAAGATCTTTTGAACGAACATACCATAATTAAGATCTCATGACTTCCCagaacaagattttttttcaagtatacAATTTTGTTTTCAACACCGTTTCAGTGTATATTATTTTCTGTTATGCTCACCTGCTGTCCAATGTGTTTTAT from Castanea sativa cultivar Marrone di Chiusa Pesio chromosome 11, ASM4071231v1 harbors:
- the LOC142617197 gene encoding disease resistance protein Roq1-like isoform X1; the protein is MASSHQLKNFDVFLSFRGEDTRRGFVSHLFEALTRQGIQTFIDDNLTRGENISEELLKVIENSSVSVIVFSKNYASSSWCLDELAKIIECTKKVLPIFYQVDPSEVRKQKGDFGRVLTKLEKEIEDKTKVQKWRDALTKAANISGWDDKNSCTDSELVEKIVKEISNSKFIKMPSNDATMQLVGINSRVEAVAKLLAIESNDVRMVGITGLGGIGKTTIAKAIYDRFSNHFKAKSFVENVREWSKTEQGKIHLQETLLKGISEDKNLRVSTLYEGTTRINRILRLKRFLIFLDDVDNADQIETLLGQCECFASGSRIILTTRNKRLLANRNGLSTYDYGVKGLDEHEAIELFRKHAFPSNEVPEDYLELEKQAISYAKGLPLALKVMGGYLCGQPIDYWDEALDWYEKNLDEGIGNILKRSYEGLTEDEKTIFLDIACFFKGYNMRYNMIKDVLKACGLYPVFGIQNLIGKCLLTTNQNNYYLSMHDLLQQMGMDIVRQEALQKPGERSRLWCYDEEALDELIEDMVSNKIRSIILWPRKSEPVEVQIKAQFSKMKNLRLLLIRNVRFCNGPFECLPNGLRLLDWHDFPFSLWSPSFFPKKLVVLNLPFILFKEPVVKQNLEYVTHVDFSDCNLITKISDLSMTPNVTNLILKGCSNLVEIDDSVGRLDKLKVWDLVGCYKLETLPNCLTMKSLTSFNLVGCTTLKKFPNILHEMKGVKYLVLVGNFTKELPPSFGNLIGLKRLHVGLISGEAHLPGSIYNLQHIEALQFIGNVIFPKNVEIDRQPVCNSLRCSSKNVFPMLKQLELIYTEIHEIEFILNYCCPFTLEVLSIHSSEVVTLPESMSRYERLHTLIITRCNELREIPRLPHSIRRVEVKECDSLDLQSFFQLLPEIIGLPLNLPPCVISDMLMFPHSSTMLPIGSTIKRTEYRLCEYSFVVSGDENDIPNWFNHQRDGNLISFWIGPEFPIIALCIAFGTQVYQHRFGYHVFVSINNSEQTLERKCILTYECSRHLVFCYRPQSSLQELFRDLQLTDRNHVQILCKIFDHSGGRAPIVEKIGVHVECNCLSLQSGLGLPMYTENGSDLGLAFDSSNVDGFDLGSSSVAQLVTPQVKRKSKKRQRKVRPRFGTLFKQQFPLFKQLSSTQLQTQIRSNPNPMAITFSDLHTESGLKSLDEFLSGKSYVSGDKSHQG